The region GCTGGCGCCCGGTGAGCGAGCTGACCGCGTCGGCCGGGGAGTCGAGCAGGTTCGCCAGGTTCGTCTCCGCGCCGATGGCCGCGATGACGACGCCGTGGTCGGGCTGGGCGGCGAGCAGCCGTCGGTAGAGCCCGACGGCTTCGGGGGCCCGCGCGCCGTCCTTCAGGTCGTTGGGGAACTCGCGCGCCAGCGGTTGTGCGTAGTCGTCCGCGGCGACGCTGTCGTCGACGGGCTGGTGGGCCCCCACCGGGACGTCCCCGTGCCCGTACCAGGTGTTGATCGCATCGACGGCGGGGGCGCCCCACCGGCTCCGCGAGTTCACCATGACCGCGAGCAGCCTGACGTCTCCCTGGTCCTGCAGCGCGTGGGCGACTGCGAGGGCGCCCGCGTCGTCGGCGTCGCTGAACAGGTCGGTGTCGACGATCAACGGAACCGGGGCACCCGTCGGGGCCGCGGCGCCGGCCGGCCCGGTACCGGTGAGCATCAGGGTGGATACGCCGATCGCGACGGCGAGGACACCGGTGATCCGTCGTCTTCTGGTCACGTCGCCGCCCCCTCGTCCTCGGGCGCACCATCATCGGGGTGATCCCGGTCCGGCGCAACGAGCCGCGTCGATCGCCTCGCCCCGACCCGCCGCTTCCGTGCCTCTCCGGCGTTCGGGCACCGCTCAGGACGCGAACGCCGGGATGACCTCCTTCGCGAACAACCGTGCCGAGGACATCGCCTGGTCCCGGGTGATGCCCGGGAGCTGCGTCCAGCACTGCATCTCGGTCACGCCGAGCTCGTCCCGCAGCCGCGTGACGTGCGCGACCGCGTCGTCCGGGGTGCCGATGATGTA is a window of Pseudonocardia sp. T1-2H DNA encoding:
- a CDS encoding nucleoside hydrolase — encoded protein: MTRRRRITGVLAVAIGVSTLMLTGTGPAGAAAPTGAPVPLIVDTDLFSDADDAGALAVAHALQDQGDVRLLAVMVNSRSRWGAPAVDAINTWYGHGDVPVGAHQPVDDSVAADDYAQPLAREFPNDLKDGARAPEAVGLYRRLLAAQPDHGVVIAAIGAETNLANLLDSPADAVSSLTGRQLVARKVGRLVLMGGRYPQGRESNFLMDPSAAVRVVNDWPTPVIFSGFEIGVEIQTGSTLAQTPTTNPVRRAYEIYAGAGVDRASWDQTAVHVAAKGTAGLFELSGAGRNTVAPDGANTWTAAPDGTQRYLVAAAPASTVADRLQALMVQAPRAASPA